Below is a genomic region from Deltaproteobacteria bacterium.
TTTCGACCGTGAGAAAAACTCGGCCGTGAGTCCGGCCAGCCCGAAGACAATGGGCACGGCCCAGAAGAAACTCAACCGGACGAGTTCCGTTTCGCTTCGTCTGTCGAACTCGAAATAGTAGAGGGTGATAAAGTCGACGATGCCGATGGCCAAGGCCAGGATGTAGAGCAGGCGGAGCACGATCTCCTCCTTGCGAAAAAAAAGCCGGCCCCCTGCGGAGGCCGGCCCCTTGGTTCCTCGAATTCACTGTAACAGTCGGCCGTCCTCCATGGTCAGGATGCGGCCGGCGTATTGGGCATAGGACTGTTCATGGGTGACCATGAGGATGGTCATACCCTCGTCGTGCAGTCCCGACAAGAGTTCCATGACTTCCTGGCCCGTCGCCCGGTCCAGGCTGCCCGTGGGTTCGTCCGCGAACAGGACTCTGGCCGACTTGACCAGGGCCCGGGCAATAGCCACCCGCTGCTGCTCTCCGCCGGAAAGGGATCCGGGAAGTTTCTTCTCCTTGCCCCGCAGTCCCACCCGGTCCAGGCAGTCCACGGCCCGGTCCACAATCTCGGCCGGCACTCCTCCAACTCCCTGCATGAAGGGCAGGACCACGTTCTCCAAGGCCGTGAGATAGGGCATCAGGTAGTGGAACTGAAACACCACGGCGAAATCATTCCTCCGCAGCCCCCGCAACTCCTTTTCATCCAAGGACCAGAGTTCCCGGCCCTGGTACAATACCCGGCCCTCGTCGGGCCTGAGCAGGGAGGACAGAACATTGAGGAGCGTACTTTTGCCTGAGCCGGACCGGCCGACCAGAACTGCGAACTCGCCCTCGGCCAGCTCCAGGCTGCAGGAATGCAGGACCGACGTCTCGACGCCCTCGGCCATGTATCGCTTGGTAATATTTTCGGCTGTGATCATATTGGACTCCTTATAGGCTGATCAATGCCTGGGATGGTTCGATTTTCGAGGCCTTCCAGGATGGAAAGGCCGCCGCGGCTATGGTCAGAAGACAGACCAGGGCGCAGACCAACAATCCCTGTGCCGGATCAAAATGGAATTTCCCGGCCCGGATGATGTCCAGGGCCCGGCCCACGTGCAGGCTGACCGCATGGCCGGCCGCATAGCCGATCACCCCGGCAACCATGCCCGTCAGCAAGGCCTCCAGACAGAAGATGAAAAAGACCTGGCCGCCGGAAAAGCCCAGCGAGCGCAGAATTCCGATTTCACGCCGGCGTTCGTTGACCGCCGAGAGCATTGTCGCCCCGATCATGGCGCAGGCGCTGATCAGGATGATGGCGCACACGGCCAGAACCAGAGTCCGGACAAAGTCCAGATAGCCCATTCGCTGCTCGACAACGCTTCGCAGGGCCCTGACTTCCAGATTCGGCAAAGCCGCCCCGATCTGGTCGACGATCTCGCCGATAGGACACCCCGCGCACAACGCGGCCA
It encodes:
- a CDS encoding ABC transporter ATP-binding protein, coding for MITAENITKRYMAEGVETSVLHSCSLELAEGEFAVLVGRSGSGKSTLLNVLSSLLRPDEGRVLYQGRELWSLDEKELRGLRRNDFAVVFQFHYLMPYLTALENVVLPFMQGVGGVPAEIVDRAVDCLDRVGLRGKEKKLPGSLSGGEQQRVAIARALVKSARVLFADEPTGSLDRATGQEVMELLSGLHDEGMTILMVTHEQSYAQYAGRILTMEDGRLLQ